A window of the Streptomyces luomodiensis genome harbors these coding sequences:
- a CDS encoding MFS transporter: protein MPTPASALSQQAPHDADHTAARRVAIASAIGTTVEYYDFTLYATTAALVFDHVFFPSVNDAVGTLAAFSTFFVGYLARPLGGVIFGHFGDRLGRKTVLVTTLLLMGLGTFCIGLLPSYGTIGIAAPVLLVLIRLIQGLGMGGEYGGGVLMALEYAPRERQGLYTSLVHIGTPAGVLLPVGLVSVLSATMSDSAFDAWGWRVPFLASIVLVGLGMYLRVTVSESPEFRRLRAEREVKKIPLRGLADGHLASVGCSIIAKIAESGLFNVYYVVALAYATDELGVDKQPVLIAILIACALECLTLPLFGTLSDRVGRRLVYAGGAVFQALLIVPFFLLVQTREPVLITLAMTLGLAVGHGAMYGAQGALFANLYPVALRYTGLSVSQQVGATLGGGLSPLLGTALITAFDGRPTGVCLYAVGVVLLSGVCTLALRRGDHRPLRWRPAGAAAADVHGAAE, encoded by the coding sequence ATGCCCACCCCTGCCTCAGCGTTGAGTCAGCAGGCGCCTCACGACGCCGACCACACCGCCGCCCGCCGCGTCGCGATCGCCAGTGCCATCGGCACGACCGTCGAGTACTACGACTTCACGCTCTACGCCACCACCGCGGCCCTCGTCTTCGACCACGTCTTCTTCCCCTCGGTGAACGACGCGGTCGGGACCCTCGCGGCGTTCTCCACCTTCTTCGTCGGCTATCTCGCACGCCCACTCGGCGGCGTGATCTTCGGTCACTTCGGCGACCGGCTCGGCCGCAAGACCGTCCTGGTGACCACCTTGCTGCTGATGGGCCTGGGCACCTTCTGCATCGGCCTGCTGCCCTCGTACGGCACCATCGGCATCGCCGCCCCGGTCCTGCTGGTCCTCATCCGGCTGATCCAGGGCCTGGGGATGGGCGGTGAGTACGGCGGCGGGGTGCTGATGGCGCTGGAGTACGCACCGCGTGAGCGGCAGGGCCTCTACACCAGCCTGGTGCACATCGGCACCCCGGCCGGGGTGCTGCTGCCGGTCGGCCTGGTGAGCGTGCTCAGCGCCACCATGTCCGACAGCGCCTTCGACGCCTGGGGCTGGCGGGTGCCGTTCCTCGCCAGCATCGTGCTGGTCGGCCTCGGGATGTATCTGCGCGTCACCGTGAGCGAGAGCCCGGAGTTCCGGCGGCTGCGCGCCGAGCGCGAGGTCAAGAAGATCCCGCTGCGCGGGCTGGCCGACGGCCATCTGGCCTCGGTCGGCTGCTCGATCATCGCCAAGATCGCGGAGAGCGGGCTGTTCAACGTCTACTACGTCGTGGCGCTCGCCTACGCCACGGATGAACTCGGCGTGGACAAGCAGCCGGTGCTGATCGCAATTCTCATCGCCTGTGCGCTGGAGTGTCTGACCCTGCCCCTGTTCGGCACGCTCTCCGACCGTGTCGGACGGCGGCTGGTCTACGCGGGCGGCGCCGTCTTCCAGGCACTGCTGATCGTGCCGTTCTTCCTGCTCGTCCAGACCCGCGAGCCGGTGCTGATCACCCTCGCGATGACGCTGGGCCTGGCGGTCGGACACGGCGCGATGTACGGCGCCCAGGGCGCGCTGTTCGCCAACCTCTACCCGGTCGCCCTGCGGTACACCGGCCTGTCCGTCAGCCAGCAGGTCGGCGCCACGCTGGGCGGGGGCCTGTCACCGCTGCTGGGCACCGCGCTGATCACCGCCTTCGACGGGCGCCCGACCGGCGTGTGCCTCTACGCCGTCGGCGTCGTCCTGCTGTCGGGAGTGTGTACCCTCGCCCTGCGCCGCGGTGACCACAGGCCGCTGCGGTGGCGCCCCGCCGGTGCGGCCGCCGCCGATGTGCACGGCGCCGCGGAATGA
- a CDS encoding dihydroxyacetone kinase subunit DhaK translates to MPLYFADSAESIVPDALAGFASAHADLVSHHPDHGYLRARGGSAQRRVGLVSGGGSGHEPLHAGFVGAGMLDAACPGRIFASPHNRQIFEASRAVAGPEGVLHIVKNYTGDRINFGIAAERLAHEGIPCARVLVDDDLATDSDDIAVGRRGTGATLIVEKILGAAADEGRGLEDLAALGAEVTRRSRSLAVASAAHTAPGSGTPAFELPDGVWEYGVGIHGERAGSTTPAVPLTQFVRTMTDRLLAALPDGPRPRVLALVNGLGATTSLELYGILHALTKALDDNGVALDRSLTGTLVSALDMRGFSLSLLAADDELLRLWDAPARTPAWPL, encoded by the coding sequence ATGCCGCTCTATTTCGCCGACTCGGCAGAGTCGATCGTCCCCGACGCCCTCGCCGGATTCGCCTCCGCACACGCCGACCTCGTCAGCCACCATCCCGACCACGGCTATCTCCGCGCCCGCGGCGGCTCCGCACAGCGCCGGGTCGGACTGGTCTCGGGAGGCGGCTCCGGCCATGAACCCCTGCACGCGGGGTTCGTCGGCGCCGGGATGCTGGACGCCGCCTGCCCCGGCCGGATCTTCGCCTCGCCGCACAACCGGCAGATCTTCGAGGCCAGCCGCGCCGTCGCCGGGCCCGAGGGGGTGCTGCACATCGTCAAGAACTACACCGGGGACCGCATCAACTTCGGCATCGCCGCCGAACGCCTCGCCCATGAGGGCATACCCTGCGCCCGCGTCCTGGTCGACGACGACCTCGCCACCGACTCCGACGACATCGCGGTCGGCCGGCGCGGCACCGGCGCCACCCTGATCGTGGAGAAGATCCTCGGCGCCGCCGCCGACGAGGGACGCGGCCTGGAGGACCTGGCCGCCCTCGGCGCCGAGGTGACCCGGCGCTCCCGCAGCCTGGCCGTCGCCTCGGCCGCCCACACCGCGCCCGGCTCCGGCACCCCGGCGTTCGAGCTTCCCGACGGGGTCTGGGAGTACGGCGTCGGCATCCACGGTGAACGGGCCGGCAGCACCACCCCCGCGGTACCGCTCACCCAGTTCGTCAGGACGATGACCGACCGGCTGCTGGCCGCGCTGCCCGACGGCCCCCGGCCGCGGGTGCTCGCCCTGGTCAACGGGCTCGGCGCGACGACCTCGCTGGAGCTGTACGGCATACTCCACGCCCTCACCAAGGCTCTGGACGACAACGGCGTCGCGCTCGACCGGTCCCTGACCGGAACCCTGGTCAGCGCCCTCGACATGCGCGGGTTCTCGCTGTCCCTGCTCGCCGCCGACGACGAGCTGCTGCGGCTGTGGGACGCGCCCGCCCGCACCCCCGCCTGGCCGCTGTGA
- the dhaL gene encoding dihydroxyacetone kinase subunit DhaL yields MSAIPAPHHLTYDTTAAWLIRFATTADSVEPELTALDQRVGDGDFGTNLTGGMAGVRRALQALSDGPAADRESPAAPLATAARVFLDDVGGTSGPLFGLLLQELAAAVAANPATAGTRELAAGTTAGAAAIQRVGEAEVGDKTLIDALVPAAQALTACAPDTEPGQALHQAAVAAHQGAGSTTDLRARRGRASYTGDHARGVPDPGAMAIALLFASYDDALSSLDQLP; encoded by the coding sequence ATGTCAGCGATACCCGCACCACACCACCTCACCTACGACACCACCGCGGCCTGGCTCATCCGCTTCGCCACCACGGCCGATTCCGTCGAACCCGAACTGACCGCCCTCGACCAGCGGGTGGGCGACGGCGACTTCGGCACCAACCTGACCGGCGGGATGGCCGGGGTGCGCCGCGCGCTGCAAGCCCTCTCCGACGGCCCCGCCGCCGACCGGGAGTCCCCCGCCGCGCCGCTCGCCACGGCGGCACGGGTCTTCCTCGACGACGTGGGCGGCACCAGCGGCCCGCTGTTCGGCCTGCTGCTCCAGGAACTGGCCGCCGCGGTCGCCGCCAACCCCGCCACCGCGGGCACCCGCGAACTGGCCGCGGGCACCACCGCCGGCGCGGCCGCGATCCAGCGGGTCGGCGAGGCCGAGGTCGGCGACAAGACGCTGATCGACGCCCTCGTCCCGGCCGCCCAGGCGCTCACCGCATGCGCCCCGGACACCGAGCCGGGGCAGGCGCTCCACCAGGCGGCGGTCGCCGCCCACCAGGGAGCCGGCTCCACCACCGATCTGCGCGCACGGCGCGGCCGCGCCAGCTACACGGGCGATCACGCCCGCGGCGTGCCCGACCCCGGCGCCATGGCCATCGCCCTGCTGTTCGCCTCCTACGACGACGCGCTCAGCTCGCTGGACCAGCTGCCGTAG